A section of the Solitalea canadensis DSM 3403 genome encodes:
- a CDS encoding Ig-like domain-containing protein has translation MSKTFTLKSKIKKSCIQKAFIFLLSLVAISNTSLAQFTTINEPFKNSTYDNTKLTIFGDASLTAPGIDPTGSGWLRLTPDLGNKVGYVVMNQSFPSKLGVEFEFEFKVYGSSGADGFSVFLFDAATPTFTIGAAGGALGYSRRNAESGVSGGYLGVGIDEYGNFGASTESKPGGFNGTGVADAISVRGPGNGTTGYNYITGTGPQLGGTALAGTSIDYTTATTTRPADATYYRKAKVLIEPDATYTNYFVSVFLQTSPTGAYNTIINHVSIGTVPPANLKLGFAASTGGSTSIHEVRNVIVRTPANPDIAKTAITQLYNGDPISYTITANNSSLVALSSGAIRDTVPSGITISNIVISTTGGATASLTSGAVNPQMNVNITSFPAGSSVTATINGTVNVLGTVTSVKNTAYLKNLPASYTDPDPLNNVSYIITNIKHIDLEVTAVDYPASPATLIACNDYVASIGIRNNGDDLPAPPGYRVSVALPPGTTYSTTGSTPGGVYNSGTNTVTWDLSTSALNTNATANVYVGFTVLSTATSPLAGITASISSLGVQIDKLPANNSKTSATKAVNVVPLVGGQVSADQSFCANGNPIAFSQTVAASGGTGSYNYQWQSSTNGGTTWTDIASATLPTYDAPNITTTTQYKRRVTSGTNGCWTDYTNVVTVTITPAVVAGSIGAAQTICSGSAPATLIQVTAPTGGNGTFAYQWQSSPNNSTWTDIGGANGSTFSPPTLTANTYYRRGVSSGTCGYAYSASVLIRVDIPANAGPDICTTNNSVTMAASSAGSGSGAWTRISTTDPSPPAITTASSNTTTITGISNGTVSVFRWTVTNGCGTTTSDVVVGRGVTPATPTILGASPVCSGTTQTYSVTNVTGHTYTWSITSGTATILSGQGTSSVTVDIPFSTIPTTFGIRLTDTYGCTSSNGNRTINVSASPTANAGPDQSKCSGTFTMAASGAGSWSVGSKDATVTAVSFSNTTSPTATVTLTGVGKATLIWAVSNGTCTNTDDVDLTLGASTPTGIAANRCGTGTVALSASGAIAGEVYKWYDAANTPMQTNASPNFTTPSIAGTATYYVAIYNATGNCESTRIPVTATVNPLPTVFTVGGGGVSCSGAGVNVVLSGSEAGVNYQLRIGGADTGSPLAGTGSALTFNNLTVAGTYTIIATNASTSCSENMIGSAVITTGAAPSQPGAFATSTASVCQGVNNIVYTVPNVAGVTYTWSYSGTGATINGTGNSITIDYSNSATSGTLSVTASNACGTSIARTVNVTVNSLPTQPGAFTTSSSTVCQGQNNVTYTIPAVSGATSYNWTYSGTGATISGTGTSVNLSFSTTATSGTLSVTATNTCGTSPAQTVAINVTPLPAQPAAFTTSSANVCSGQSNVAFIVPDDPTVNYIWNYGGTGATITNTRGSALISFDGTATSGTLSVTATNGCGLSTSRTINITVNPLPTVFNVTGGGTLCSGGAGTPISLSGSQTGVSYQLKDAANSNVGAAIVGTGAALNFGNIAVGGTYTVLATNTTTTCNLVMNGSAIITVDPVSVGGTVNTSTIVCSGTNSGTLTLAGHTGNVIRWESSINGGGSWNTIANTTTSQTYTNLTANTLYRAVVKSGVCAEANSASATITIDPVSVGGTVSTSAAVCTGANNGTLTLSGHTGNLVRWESSTNGGGSWNNITNTSTTLNYVNITATTLYRAVVQNGSCATANSNTATIAVNPLITNNSITDSPITQNCGASTFIQATTPSGGNGSYNYQWESSPDNSAWTTIGGANSQGLSTGTITSTTYFRRIVTSGGCSSMSNVYSITITTNPFTSNTISVNGPSSGCTSVAPWSLEGDFPSGGYNSTYSFQWFSSVTSPAAGFASIPGATGQQYIPGTLTQTTYFKRVATSGGCSFESNVLTISITGVPTAAISYSGSPFCSNSTTIQTVTQTGATGGTYSAPAGLSINSVTGDINPSLSTPNTYTVTYIIAATGSCPLVTATTSVIITPAPAATISYAGSPFCMSVSVPQSVTLTGTAGGTYSAPAGLTLNSSSGQITPSTSTQGTYTVSYTVTSSGCTTVTTTTVVINLVPTVAATPLTQETLCNGNAISAISISNPNSISGTTFTWTRNKTVEVSGIAASGSGSSITGSLTNTTNSVQVVDFTITASANGCSGNPVTVSVTVYPTMILTMVAKDVSCTGGSDGEITLTVSGGKPPYQFTINDGANYFPAVPTNTPIYSFSNLLKGTYNVIVRDSNGCTAFPCQLP, from the coding sequence ATGAGTAAAACTTTTACCTTAAAAAGTAAGATTAAGAAGAGTTGTATACAAAAAGCATTTATCTTTTTGTTATCGTTAGTGGCAATAAGCAATACATCTCTAGCTCAGTTTACAACCATAAACGAGCCTTTCAAGAATTCGACCTATGATAACACTAAGCTGACCATTTTTGGGGATGCAAGTTTAACTGCACCAGGAATCGACCCAACAGGTTCAGGATGGTTACGCTTAACACCGGATCTTGGTAATAAAGTAGGTTATGTGGTAATGAATCAATCGTTCCCATCTAAGCTAGGAGTAGAATTTGAATTTGAATTCAAAGTTTATGGCAGTAGTGGGGCTGATGGGTTTTCAGTGTTTTTATTCGATGCAGCCACCCCAACGTTTACTATTGGTGCAGCTGGTGGTGCATTAGGGTATTCAAGAAGGAATGCTGAATCTGGAGTGTCAGGAGGATATTTAGGGGTTGGTATTGATGAGTATGGAAACTTTGGAGCTTCTACCGAGTCCAAACCAGGCGGATTTAATGGAACAGGTGTTGCCGATGCAATTTCTGTCCGTGGCCCTGGAAATGGAACGACCGGATATAACTACATTACTGGTACCGGCCCTCAATTAGGAGGTACTGCACTTGCAGGAACAAGCATAGACTATACCACTGCAACTACAACGCGTCCAGCTGATGCAACTTACTATAGAAAAGCAAAGGTTTTAATTGAGCCGGATGCAACTTATACCAATTATTTTGTTTCGGTTTTTCTTCAAACTTCTCCAACAGGAGCTTATAATACAATTATTAATCATGTTAGTATTGGAACGGTTCCTCCTGCTAACCTAAAACTAGGTTTTGCTGCTTCAACCGGAGGGTCAACCAGTATCCACGAGGTGAGAAACGTGATAGTAAGAACACCCGCCAACCCGGATATAGCAAAAACTGCCATAACTCAGTTATATAATGGTGATCCAATTAGTTACACGATTACTGCAAATAATTCTTCCTTAGTTGCACTCAGTTCCGGAGCAATAAGAGATACAGTTCCTTCCGGAATTACTATATCTAACATCGTTATAAGTACAACAGGTGGTGCTACTGCTTCATTGACAAGTGGAGCTGTAAATCCGCAGATGAATGTGAACATTACAAGTTTTCCGGCGGGATCAAGTGTTACGGCAACAATTAACGGAACCGTTAATGTTCTTGGTACTGTAACGTCTGTAAAGAACACCGCATATTTAAAGAATCTTCCCGCATCTTATACAGATCCGGATCCGTTGAATAATGTCTCATATATTATTACCAATATTAAACACATTGATCTGGAAGTTACAGCAGTAGACTATCCGGCAAGTCCGGCAACATTAATTGCTTGTAATGATTACGTAGCATCGATTGGGATAAGAAATAACGGAGATGATCTTCCTGCTCCTCCCGGTTATAGAGTATCAGTGGCATTACCACCGGGAACTACCTATTCAACAACAGGAAGTACTCCCGGAGGTGTTTATAACTCAGGTACAAATACAGTAACCTGGGATTTATCAACTTCAGCTTTAAATACTAATGCAACTGCCAACGTATACGTTGGTTTTACTGTTTTATCAACTGCTACAAGTCCACTTGCAGGTATTACAGCGAGTATTTCCTCTTTGGGAGTCCAGATTGATAAGCTTCCTGCAAATAATTCAAAAACTTCAGCAACTAAGGCAGTAAACGTAGTGCCGTTAGTAGGCGGTCAGGTATCTGCTGATCAGTCTTTTTGCGCTAATGGAAATCCAATTGCATTTTCACAGACTGTAGCAGCTTCAGGAGGAACAGGTTCTTATAACTATCAATGGCAATCATCAACAAATGGTGGTACCACATGGACTGATATTGCAAGTGCAACATTACCAACATATGATGCACCTAACATTACTACAACAACTCAATATAAAAGAAGAGTAACCTCTGGTACAAATGGATGTTGGACTGATTATACGAATGTGGTAACAGTTACAATTACTCCTGCTGTAGTTGCGGGTTCTATTGGAGCTGCACAAACTATATGTTCAGGAAGTGCTCCTGCAACATTAATACAGGTAACAGCTCCAACTGGGGGTAATGGAACTTTTGCTTACCAATGGCAATCGTCTCCTAATAACTCTACTTGGACAGATATTGGTGGCGCCAATGGTTCTACCTTCAGTCCACCAACTTTAACTGCGAATACTTATTATCGTCGTGGTGTCAGTTCAGGGACCTGCGGTTATGCTTATTCTGCTTCCGTTTTGATAAGGGTTGATATTCCTGCAAATGCAGGCCCTGATATTTGTACGACTAATAATTCTGTTACAATGGCGGCTAGTTCAGCAGGTTCAGGCTCTGGTGCATGGACTAGAATATCTACAACAGACCCTAGTCCTCCTGCAATTACTACAGCAAGTTCAAATACAACAACAATTACAGGCATTAGTAACGGTACAGTTAGTGTGTTCCGATGGACCGTGACAAATGGATGTGGAACTACTACTAGTGATGTTGTTGTTGGTAGAGGTGTAACACCTGCAACCCCAACTATATTAGGAGCATCACCGGTTTGTTCGGGTACTACTCAGACTTATTCAGTAACTAATGTGACAGGACATACTTACACTTGGTCTATCACTTCTGGCACTGCGACAATTCTTTCCGGACAAGGAACTAGTTCTGTTACTGTGGACATTCCTTTTTCAACGATACCAACAACATTTGGAATTCGACTTACCGATACCTATGGCTGTACAAGTAGTAATGGAAACAGAACGATAAATGTTAGTGCCTCACCAACAGCAAATGCTGGACCTGATCAAAGCAAATGTTCTGGAACGTTCACAATGGCTGCTTCAGGAGCAGGTTCTTGGTCTGTAGGATCTAAGGACGCAACAGTAACAGCAGTAAGCTTTTCAAATACAACTTCACCAACAGCAACTGTAACATTAACAGGTGTTGGTAAAGCCACTTTAATATGGGCAGTAAGTAATGGTACATGTACAAACACAGATGATGTAGATTTAACGCTTGGAGCTTCAACTCCAACTGGAATTGCTGCAAATCGTTGCGGAACCGGAACAGTTGCTTTATCAGCTTCTGGCGCAATAGCCGGAGAAGTCTACAAATGGTATGATGCGGCAAATACACCAATGCAAACAAATGCAAGCCCGAACTTTACAACTCCATCAATAGCTGGAACAGCTACCTATTATGTTGCTATTTATAATGCTACGGGTAATTGTGAGAGTACAAGAATTCCAGTTACTGCAACTGTTAATCCTTTACCAACTGTATTTACAGTTGGGGGCGGAGGCGTATCTTGTTCAGGTGCTGGAGTAAACGTGGTACTAAGCGGATCTGAAGCAGGAGTAAATTATCAGCTAAGAATTGGTGGTGCCGACACTGGATCTCCACTTGCTGGAACAGGATCTGCGTTAACATTTAATAATCTTACAGTCGCAGGTACCTATACAATAATAGCAACGAATGCTTCTACAAGTTGTTCCGAAAATATGATTGGCTCAGCTGTGATTACCACAGGAGCCGCTCCTTCTCAACCAGGAGCATTCGCAACTTCAACAGCATCAGTTTGTCAGGGTGTTAATAATATTGTTTATACAGTGCCGAATGTAGCAGGAGTAACCTACACTTGGAGTTATAGCGGAACAGGGGCTACAATCAATGGAACAGGAAATTCAATTACCATTGATTATTCGAATTCTGCCACTTCAGGAACATTAAGTGTAACTGCTTCAAATGCTTGTGGTACAAGTATAGCACGTACTGTTAACGTAACTGTAAACTCATTACCAACTCAGCCAGGAGCATTTACAACATCAAGTTCAACTGTTTGTCAGGGACAAAATAATGTAACATATACTATTCCTGCTGTTTCAGGAGCAACTTCGTACAATTGGACCTATTCAGGAACGGGTGCTACAATATCAGGAACAGGAACATCTGTAAATCTGAGCTTCTCTACAACAGCAACCTCAGGAACTTTAAGTGTTACCGCAACTAACACCTGTGGTACTAGCCCTGCACAGACGGTCGCGATAAATGTAACACCATTACCCGCACAACCAGCTGCATTTACTACTTCAAGTGCGAATGTTTGCAGTGGACAATCGAATGTTGCCTTTATCGTACCTGATGATCCAACTGTGAATTATATCTGGAATTATGGGGGAACCGGAGCAACAATTACAAATACCCGTGGCTCGGCCTTAATTAGCTTTGATGGTACCGCGACCTCAGGTACTTTAAGTGTTACTGCTACAAATGGTTGTGGTTTAAGTACTTCTAGAACTATAAACATTACGGTGAATCCACTGCCAACTGTATTTAATGTTACAGGAGGAGGAACACTATGCTCAGGAGGTGCTGGTACCCCAATTAGCCTAAGTGGATCACAAACCGGAGTAAGTTATCAATTAAAAGACGCGGCTAACAGTAATGTGGGGGCTGCAATCGTTGGAACTGGTGCTGCCTTGAACTTTGGTAATATTGCTGTAGGAGGGACATACACTGTTTTAGCAACTAATACCACAACAACCTGCAATCTGGTTATGAACGGTAGCGCAATTATCACTGTCGACCCAGTTTCTGTAGGAGGCACAGTCAATACAAGCACAATTGTATGTTCAGGAACTAATAGTGGTACTTTAACGCTCGCTGGCCATACAGGAAATGTGATAAGATGGGAATCTTCAATAAATGGAGGAGGAAGTTGGAATACAATAGCAAATACCACTACCAGCCAGACTTATACGAACTTAACTGCTAATACTTTATATAGAGCTGTTGTTAAAAGTGGAGTTTGTGCAGAGGCTAACTCAGCTTCAGCAACAATTACCATTGATCCTGTTTCAGTAGGTGGGACAGTAAGTACAAGTGCTGCAGTTTGTACAGGCGCTAACAATGGCACATTAACTTTATCAGGACATACCGGTAATTTGGTAAGATGGGAGTCTTCTACAAATGGAGGGGGAAGTTGGAATAACATAACTAATACCTCAACAACTTTAAATTATGTCAATATAACTGCAACAACACTATATAGGGCAGTGGTTCAGAACGGATCTTGTGCAACGGCAAATTCAAATACCGCGACGATTGCGGTAAATCCTTTAATAACTAATAATTCGATAACCGATAGTCCAATAACACAAAATTGTGGGGCAAGTACTTTTATACAAGCAACAACTCCTTCTGGTGGAAATGGATCATATAATTATCAATGGGAAAGTTCACCTGATAATAGTGCATGGACTACAATAGGAGGAGCTAATTCACAAGGTTTATCTACCGGAACGATTACTTCAACAACATATTTCAGAAGAATCGTTACTTCTGGCGGTTGTAGTTCTATGAGTAATGTTTATTCAATAACAATTACTACTAATCCATTTACAAGCAACACAATATCTGTAAATGGTCCGTCATCAGGATGTACAAGCGTAGCACCTTGGTCGCTTGAAGGGGATTTTCCTTCGGGAGGTTATAACTCGACCTATTCATTCCAATGGTTTAGCTCGGTAACAAGTCCTGCTGCTGGATTTGCAAGTATCCCAGGAGCTACAGGACAACAATATATTCCAGGAACTCTTACTCAAACAACTTATTTTAAGCGGGTTGCAACCTCTGGAGGATGTTCATTTGAAAGTAATGTTTTGACCATATCAATTACAGGTGTGCCTACAGCTGCAATTTCTTATAGTGGATCACCTTTTTGTTCTAACAGCACAACAATTCAAACAGTTACCCAAACGGGAGCCACTGGCGGCACTTATTCAGCTCCTGCAGGTTTAAGTATTAATTCTGTAACAGGAGATATAAATCCATCACTGAGTACTCCAAATACCTATACTGTAACTTATATTATTGCTGCAACTGGATCTTGTCCACTAGTTACAGCAACAACATCTGTAATTATTACGCCGGCACCTGCTGCAACAATTTCTTATGCAGGTTCTCCATTCTGTATGAGTGTTTCTGTGCCACAGTCTGTAACTCTTACCGGTACTGCAGGAGGAACGTATTCAGCTCCGGCAGGACTTACATTAAACAGTTCGAGTGGTCAGATCACACCTTCAACAAGTACGCAAGGAACCTATACTGTATCCTATACGGTCACATCATCGGGTTGTACAACTGTGACAACCACCACTGTTGTGATTAATCTAGTACCTACGGTTGCTGCAACACCACTTACACAGGAAACATTGTGTAACGGGAATGCTATTTCTGCGATATCTATTAGTAACCCTAATAGTATATCAGGCACAACATTCACATGGACAAGAAACAAAACTGTTGAAGTTTCGGGTATTGCAGCTTCAGGAAGTGGAAGCTCAATTACGGGTTCTTTAACTAACACAACTAATTCCGTTCAAGTGGTTGATTTTACTATTACTGCTTCTGCGAATGGTTGTTCAGGTAATCCTGTAACAGTTTCGGTAACCGTATACCCAACTATGATACTTACCATGGTTGCCAAAGATGTTAGTTGTACAGGTGGAAGTGATGGAGAGATAACGCTAACTGTTTCTGGCGGAAAACCTCCATATCAGTTTACAATTAACGATGGAGCCAATTATTTTCCGGCAGTTCCTACAAATACACCTATATATTCCTTCTCTAATTTGTTGAAGGGGACGTATAATGTAATTGTAAGAGATTCAAATGGATGCACAGCATTCCCATGTCAGTTACCATAA
- the panC gene encoding pantoate--beta-alanine ligase: MLQIFTTRADIQQKIAQLKSAGKKVGFVATMGALHEGHLALISRSKADTDITVCSIFVNPTQFNDPKDLEHYPRPIEADIKKLKSVDCDMLFLPSVAEMYKEGETWHMDLGNLENILEGAFRPGHYQGVTQIVKKLFDIIQPDKAYFGQKDFQQVLVIKKMIKEFNLPVELVRCPTLRDEDGLAKSSRNVRLNNDEHEAALLLSKALLSIKNHNEYEDLKKLIEKAKDLLEASPLIKVEYLVVANGETLDEITALSQSKEPVALVAAKSGNTRLIDNMLL, encoded by the coding sequence TTGTTACAGATTTTCACCACGCGTGCAGATATTCAGCAAAAAATTGCTCAGCTGAAGTCAGCAGGAAAAAAAGTTGGCTTTGTTGCTACAATGGGAGCACTGCACGAAGGTCATCTTGCACTCATATCTCGCTCTAAAGCTGATACTGATATTACTGTTTGCAGTATCTTTGTTAATCCCACTCAATTCAATGATCCTAAGGATCTTGAGCATTATCCCCGACCAATAGAAGCTGATATTAAAAAATTAAAATCGGTCGATTGTGATATGCTTTTTCTTCCTTCAGTGGCCGAAATGTATAAGGAGGGCGAAACATGGCATATGGATTTAGGTAACCTTGAGAATATTTTGGAAGGAGCATTTCGTCCGGGACATTACCAAGGAGTTACTCAAATAGTGAAAAAGCTTTTTGATATTATACAGCCAGATAAGGCATATTTTGGACAAAAAGATTTTCAACAGGTGTTAGTCATTAAAAAAATGATTAAAGAATTTAACCTGCCGGTTGAGCTGGTTCGCTGTCCGACTTTGAGAGATGAAGACGGGTTGGCTAAGAGTTCACGGAATGTTCGGTTGAACAATGATGAGCACGAAGCGGCATTGTTGCTTTCTAAGGCTTTGCTTTCTATAAAGAATCATAATGAATATGAGGATTTAAAGAAATTGATTGAAAAAGCAAAAGACTTATTGGAAGCTTCTCCATTAATTAAAGTTGAATATTTAGTGGTAGCTAATGGTGAAACATTGGATGAAATTACTGCGTTATCACAATCCAAAGAACCTGTAGCTTTAGTTGCTGCTAAATCAGGTAATACAAGATTAATTGATAATATGCTTTTATAA
- a CDS encoding glycogen/starch synthase, with translation MAKKKVLYITHEMSPFLELTEISKITRQLPQAIQEQGYEIRVLMPRFGCINERRNRLHEVIRLSGMNIVINDNDNPLIIKVASIQGAKMQVYFLDNEEYFQRKHVFTDDKEKFFDDNDERAIFFSKGAIETVKKLGWTPDIVHCHGWMSSLVPAYLKTTYKNDPMFKNTKVAYSVYENSFEGTLDPTFSTKAVMNQMTADDLTVYAPATNSALHMGAVGFADAVIKGDEKIDSKVEEFIAKSGKPVMNYTNFDDTEAFAQFYEEMANEELVSA, from the coding sequence ATGGCAAAGAAGAAGGTTCTGTACATCACCCACGAGATGTCGCCGTTTTTAGAGTTGACTGAAATTTCAAAAATCACCCGCCAACTTCCACAAGCAATTCAAGAACAAGGTTACGAAATTCGAGTTTTGATGCCTCGTTTTGGCTGCATTAACGAACGTCGTAATCGTTTGCATGAAGTTATACGGTTATCAGGGATGAATATTGTGATCAACGACAACGATAACCCATTGATTATCAAGGTTGCTTCTATACAAGGAGCAAAAATGCAGGTTTATTTTCTTGACAACGAAGAATATTTTCAACGGAAGCACGTTTTTACTGATGATAAAGAAAAGTTCTTTGATGATAACGATGAACGTGCCATTTTCTTCAGTAAAGGTGCAATCGAAACTGTTAAGAAATTAGGTTGGACTCCAGATATCGTGCACTGTCACGGATGGATGAGCAGCTTAGTTCCTGCCTATTTAAAAACTACATATAAGAATGACCCAATGTTTAAAAACACTAAGGTCGCTTACTCTGTATATGAAAACAGTTTTGAAGGAACGTTAGATCCAACGTTCAGCACAAAAGCAGTAATGAATCAAATGACTGCTGATGACCTTACTGTTTATGCACCTGCTACAAATTCAGCTTTACATATGGGCGCCGTAGGCTTTGCTGATGCTGTAATTAAGGGTGATGAAAAAATTGATTCGAAAGTAGAAGAATTTATCGCAAAAAGTGGTAAACCAGTCATGAATTATACTAACTTTGACGACACTGAAGCTTTCGCCCAATTTTATGAAGAAATGGCTAACGAAGAATTAGTTTCAGCTTAA
- a CDS encoding DUF4270 family protein, which translates to MKFLKLDLLILLISLFIFSGCENPDGIGLDGTEYQNGTQADGFVVTSQLVTDAHIRTDNRFTYNGSNTNTNLMKLLGYMNDPVFGKTEVEINSQLIKPDTAAFKFPAGAILDSAVLVLSYVDTSDIKNTYYGDASTKFKAVIEELGDPLRIDTTYYSDKYFNTVATMGTGFFVASPRKNIYVYNFIDGAPDTLVNVGPQIRIPLDNNYAYQKFVNAPAGSFNSVAAFNAYIKGIKLRIDPASVPGGGGVVYLNMNTSEKSNIFLYYHNSTDTSFKKIAISGAIAQTNYFKHDYSGTPVADALANNNQQTIYVQALAGVKTQIKFPDVKSLTANGRKAINKAELVVSLNSGTDATFAAPKRIILNQGVDKAGAYVQIPDLNYYDSRISPTGSVLSGYYNTSKKNYSINVTKYIQDILDGKASDDNLFLTFDNPAQIAERAVLGGPSGPGVTMKLRIIYSDIK; encoded by the coding sequence ATGAAATTTTTAAAACTAGACTTATTAATTTTATTAATAAGTCTTTTTATTTTTTCGGGTTGCGAAAACCCTGACGGAATCGGGTTAGACGGTACCGAATATCAGAACGGAACACAGGCCGATGGCTTTGTCGTTACTTCTCAATTGGTAACTGATGCACATATCAGAACCGATAATAGGTTTACTTATAACGGCAGTAACACTAACACAAACCTAATGAAACTTTTGGGGTACATGAACGACCCTGTTTTTGGAAAAACTGAAGTAGAAATAAACTCGCAGTTAATAAAACCAGATACAGCCGCGTTTAAGTTCCCTGCAGGAGCTATTTTAGACTCTGCAGTATTAGTACTTAGTTATGTGGACACATCCGACATTAAGAATACTTATTATGGAGATGCAAGCACAAAATTTAAAGCTGTAATCGAAGAATTAGGTGATCCATTACGAATTGACACCACTTATTATTCGGATAAATATTTTAATACTGTAGCTACAATGGGTACCGGTTTCTTTGTAGCCTCTCCTAGGAAGAATATCTATGTATATAATTTTATAGATGGAGCTCCTGATACATTGGTAAATGTTGGCCCGCAGATACGCATTCCTCTGGATAATAATTATGCTTATCAGAAGTTTGTAAATGCTCCTGCAGGCTCATTTAATTCTGTCGCTGCCTTTAACGCATACATTAAAGGTATTAAACTTCGTATTGATCCAGCTTCAGTGCCTGGTGGAGGAGGGGTGGTTTACCTTAACATGAACACTTCTGAGAAGTCAAATATCTTTTTGTATTACCATAACTCTACAGATACAAGCTTTAAGAAAATTGCTATTTCTGGTGCAATTGCTCAGACCAATTACTTTAAGCATGATTACTCGGGAACTCCAGTTGCCGACGCATTAGCAAATAATAACCAACAAACTATTTATGTTCAGGCTTTAGCTGGAGTTAAAACCCAGATAAAATTCCCTGATGTTAAATCATTAACTGCTAATGGAAGAAAAGCTATTAATAAAGCTGAGCTAGTTGTAAGTTTAAACAGTGGAACTGATGCTACATTTGCAGCTCCTAAAAGAATCATCCTTAACCAGGGTGTTGATAAAGCAGGCGCTTATGTTCAGATCCCTGACTTAAACTATTATGATTCCAGGATTTCTCCTACAGGATCAGTATTAAGTGGTTATTATAATACTTCTAAAAAGAATTATAGTATAAACGTAACTAAATACATTCAGGATATCTTAGATGGTAAGGCATCAGATGACAATTTATTCTTAACATTTGATAATCCTGCTCAAATTGCTGAAAGAGCCGTTTTAGGAGGCCCTTCGGGACCAGGAGTTACCATGAAACTAAGAATCATTTATTCTGATATTAAATAA
- a CDS encoding superoxide dismutase yields MAFELPALPYASDALEPNIDKLTMEIHHGKHHQAYVTNLNNAIKGTDAESLSVEDICKNISKYPAAVRNNGGGHYNHSLFWAVIGPNAGGQPTGELAAAIDAAFGSFDAFKEKFAAAGATRFGSGWAWLTVNKEGKLEVSSTPNQDNPLMDIAEVKGTPILGMDVWEHVYYLKYQNRRPDYISAFFNVINWNAVAERFAKAK; encoded by the coding sequence ATGGCATTTGAATTACCTGCGTTACCTTACGCATCAGACGCTTTAGAGCCTAACATCGACAAATTAACCATGGAAATTCACCATGGAAAACATCATCAGGCTTATGTTACTAACTTAAATAATGCAATTAAAGGTACCGACGCTGAAAGCTTAAGCGTTGAAGATATCTGCAAAAATATTTCTAAATACCCTGCTGCTGTTCGTAATAACGGTGGAGGTCATTATAACCACTCTTTATTCTGGGCTGTAATTGGTCCAAATGCAGGTGGCCAACCTACAGGTGAGTTAGCTGCTGCTATTGATGCTGCGTTTGGATCATTTGATGCATTCAAAGAGAAATTTGCTGCAGCCGGAGCTACTCGTTTTGGTTCGGGATGGGCTTGGTTAACTGTAAATAAAGAAGGTAAATTAGAGGTTAGTTCAACTCCTAACCAGGATAACCCATTAATGGATATTGCTGAAGTTAAAGGCACTCCAATTTTAGGTATGGATGTTTGGGAACATGTATATTATTTAAAATATCAAAACCGTCGTCCTGATTATATTTCAGCATTCTTTAATGTGATTAACTGGAATGCAGTAGCAGAGCGTTTTGCGAAAGCTAAATAA
- a CDS encoding nucleoside deaminase yields the protein MLYNFGEESSVSTDEFYMKQALKEAQIAFDADEVPVGAVVVCRNRVIARAHNLTERLNDVTAHAEMQVITAAASFLGGKYLDECVLYVTLEPCVMCSGALQWAQVGKIVFGAFDPKRGFSRMIPSPLHPKTEYVGGVLENECGQLIKDFFKKKR from the coding sequence ATGCTATATAATTTTGGAGAAGAATCATCAGTTTCCACGGATGAGTTTTACATGAAGCAGGCATTGAAAGAAGCTCAGATTGCTTTTGATGCTGACGAAGTTCCTGTTGGAGCCGTAGTAGTTTGCCGGAACCGTGTAATTGCAAGAGCACATAATCTTACAGAACGCTTGAATGACGTTACAGCGCATGCAGAAATGCAGGTTATCACTGCAGCAGCAAGCTTTTTAGGAGGTAAATATTTAGATGAATGCGTACTGTATGTAACGCTTGAACCATGTGTAATGTGTTCGGGGGCGCTTCAATGGGCACAAGTAGGGAAAATAGTATTCGGCGCTTTTGATCCTAAAAGAGGTTTTTCGAGAATGATTCCGAGCCCTTTGCATCCTAAGACAGAATATGTTGGAGGAGTATTAGAAAATGAATGTGGCCAATTAATAAAGGATTTTTTTAAGAAGAAAAGATAA